From a single Candidatus Neomarinimicrobiota bacterium genomic region:
- a CDS encoding DUF3467 domain-containing protein, whose product MDTVKEPKTKQIQVELDEKVGTGEYSNLAIVTHSPAEFVLDFTQVMPGMPKARVRARIIMAPLHVKAFAMALNENIKKYEAHFGEIQVTQGEWAKQFGFKLPPDTVPN is encoded by the coding sequence ATGGACACCGTTAAAGAGCCGAAAACCAAGCAGATTCAAGTTGAGCTGGACGAAAAGGTTGGCACCGGCGAATATTCCAACCTGGCCATCGTCACCCATTCTCCGGCCGAATTCGTTCTCGACTTCACCCAAGTGATGCCCGGTATGCCCAAAGCCCGGGTTCGGGCCCGGATTATCATGGCCCCGCTCCACGTCAAAGCCTTCGCCATGGCACTGAACGAGAACATCAAGAAGTATGAAGCCCACTTCGGGGAGATCCAAGTCACCCAGGGCGAGTGGGCCAAGCAATTCGGTTTCAAACTACCGCCGGATACCGTCCCCAACTGA